One genomic segment of Mastomys coucha isolate ucsf_1 unplaced genomic scaffold, UCSF_Mcou_1 pScaffold22, whole genome shotgun sequence includes these proteins:
- the LOC116070023 gene encoding acylcarnitine hydrolase-like isoform X3, whose protein sequence is MALQRLPGWLDAVACGLLFFLLHVKGHDSSEASPIRNTHTGQVRGKFVHLKDIKADVHTFLGIPFAKPPVGPLRFAPPEAPEPWSGVWDGTSEPAKCLQNDDIMNVDGLKTIKMVMPPFSMSEDCLYLNVYAPAHANESSNLPVMVWLHGGALIMGMASMHDGSRLAAIEDVVVVTTQYRLGILGFYSTGDEHARGNWGFLDQNAALRWVQQNIANFGGNPDSVTLFGQSAGGTSVSFHVLSPMSQGLFHRAIMESGVALLPIFISNSTEMIFTEQAPTWNWKDTLLSCQLPLQKVENLSGCETSNSEALVHCLRSKSEAEILAINKAFRFMPAVVDGKFLPRHPKELLASADFHPVPSIIGVNNNEYGWLLPTVFRFYPTIKKLTRRNLQAIMKITTEQMMLPPECGALLIEEYLRDTKDPWTLQMQFIEMIGDFLIIIPALQVACFQRYHAPVYFYEFQHRSSFLKYFRPSHVKADHGDELYLIFGSFFWGTKFDFTAEEKVLSRKMMKYWANFARHGNPNSEGLPYWPVSNQDELYLQLDIHPSVGHALKARRLPFWTKTLLDSPCD, encoded by the exons ATGGCACTGCAAAGACTTCCTGGATGGCTGGATGCTGTGGCCTGTGGGCTCCTGTTTTTCCTCCTCCATGTGAAAG GTCACGACTCATCAGAGGCCAGCCCcatcagaaatacacacacaggccAGGTCCGAGGCAAGTTTGTCCACTTGAAAGACATCAAAGCTGATGTCCATACCTTCCTGGGAATTCCCTTTGCCAAGCCACCTGTAGGACCACTGCGCTTTGCACCTCCTGAGGCCCCTGAGCCATGGAGTGGTGTGTGGGATGGAACCTCAGAGCCAGCCAA GTGTCTACAAAACGATGATATAATGAATGTAGATGGCCTGAAGACAATAAAGATGGTCATGCCTCCCTTCTCTATGTCTGAGGACTGCCTGTATCTCAACGTCTATGCACCAGCCCATGCCAATGAGAGTTCTAATTTGCCT GTGATGGTATGGCTCCATGGTGGTGCACTAATTATGGGCATGGCTTCCATGCATGATGGATCCAGGCTGGCAGCCATTGAGGATGTTGTGGTGGTCACTACCCAGTACCGCCTGGGAATCCTGGGCTTTTACAG CACTGGAGATGAGCATGCCAGAGGCAACTGGGGATTCTTAGACCAAAATGCTGCCCTACGCTGGGTCCAGCAGAACATCGCCAACTTTGGAGGCAACCCTGACTCTGTCACACTTTTTGGCCAGTCAGCAGGTGGCACAAGTGTGTCTTTCCATGTCTTGTCCCCCATGTCCCAAGGACTCTTCCATAGAGCCATCATGGAGAGTGGGGTGGCCCTGCTACCTATCTTTATATCTAACTCCACTGAGATGATCTTCACA GAACAGGCACCCACTTGGAACTGGAAAGATACTCTTCTCTCATGCCAACTCCCATTACAGAAGGTGGAAAATCTATCTGGTTGTGAAACTTCGAACTCAGAAGCCCTGGTGCACTGCCTTCGAAGCAAGAGTGAAGCAGAAATTCTGGCTATTAACAAG GCCTTCAGGTTCATGCCTGCCGTGGTGGATGGGAAATTCCTACCCAGACATCCCAAGGAGTTGCTGGCCTCAGCTGACTTTCACCCTGTCCCCAGCATTATTGGTGTCAACAATAATGAGTATGGCTGGCTTCTCCCTACG GTCTTCAGATTTTATCCGACAATAAAGAAATTAACCAGAAGGAACTTGCAAGCTATTATGAAGATCACAACAGAGCAGATG atgctgcctcctgagtgtggtgCCCTGCTAATAGAAGAGTACCTAAGAGACACTAAGGACCCCTGGACCCTCCAAATGCAATTCATAGAAATGATAGGGGACTTCCTAATCATAATCCCTGCACTCCAAGTAGCATGTTTTCAGC GTTACCATGCTCCTGTCTACTTCTATGAGTTCCAGCACAGGTCCAGTTTTCTCAAGTATTTCAGGCCATCTCATGTAAAGGCTGACCATGGTGATGAGCTTTACCTTATCTTTGGATCCTTCTTCTGGGGCACCAAAT TTGACTTCACTGCAGAGGAGAAGGTGCTGAGCAGGAAGATGATGAAGTACTGGGCCAACTTTGCACGACATGG GAACCCCAACAGCGAGGGTCTACCCTATTGGCCAGTGTCAAACCAAGATGAGCTATACCTGCAACTGGACATCCACCCTTCTGTGGGCCATGCCCTGAAGGCCAGAAGGCTGCCATTCTGGACCAA GACTCTTCTTGACAGTCCATGtgattaa
- the LOC116070023 gene encoding acylcarnitine hydrolase-like isoform X1, producing MALQRLPGWLDAVACGLLFFLLHVKGHDSSEASPIRNTHTGQVRGKFVHLKDIKADVHTFLGIPFAKPPVGPLRFAPPEAPEPWSGVWDGTSEPAKCLQNDDIMNVDGLKTIKMVMPPFSMSEDCLYLNVYAPAHANESSNLPVMVWLHGGALIMGMASMHDGSRLAAIEDVVVVTTQYRLGILGFYSTGDEHARGNWGFLDQNAALRWVQQNIANFGGNPDSVTLFGQSAGGTSVSFHVLSPMSQGLFHRAIMESGVALLPIFISNSTEMIFTEQAPTWNWKDTLLSCQLPLQKVENLSGCETSNSEALVHCLRSKSEAEILAINKAFRFMPAVVDGKFLPRHPKELLASADFHPVPSIIGVNNNEYGWLLPTVFRFYPTIKKLTRRNLQAIMKITTEQMMLPPECGALLIEEYLRDTKDPWTLQMQFIEMIGDFLIIIPALQVACFQRYHAPVYFYEFQHRSSFLKYFRPSHVKADHGDELYLIFGSFFWGTKFDFTAEEKVLSRKMMKYWANFARHGNPNSEGLPYWPVSNQDELYLQLDIHPSVGHALKARRLPFWTKTLPQKIQELKGVHDKTEAVSCPGEVFVDSTTLTFA from the exons ATGGCACTGCAAAGACTTCCTGGATGGCTGGATGCTGTGGCCTGTGGGCTCCTGTTTTTCCTCCTCCATGTGAAAG GTCACGACTCATCAGAGGCCAGCCCcatcagaaatacacacacaggccAGGTCCGAGGCAAGTTTGTCCACTTGAAAGACATCAAAGCTGATGTCCATACCTTCCTGGGAATTCCCTTTGCCAAGCCACCTGTAGGACCACTGCGCTTTGCACCTCCTGAGGCCCCTGAGCCATGGAGTGGTGTGTGGGATGGAACCTCAGAGCCAGCCAA GTGTCTACAAAACGATGATATAATGAATGTAGATGGCCTGAAGACAATAAAGATGGTCATGCCTCCCTTCTCTATGTCTGAGGACTGCCTGTATCTCAACGTCTATGCACCAGCCCATGCCAATGAGAGTTCTAATTTGCCT GTGATGGTATGGCTCCATGGTGGTGCACTAATTATGGGCATGGCTTCCATGCATGATGGATCCAGGCTGGCAGCCATTGAGGATGTTGTGGTGGTCACTACCCAGTACCGCCTGGGAATCCTGGGCTTTTACAG CACTGGAGATGAGCATGCCAGAGGCAACTGGGGATTCTTAGACCAAAATGCTGCCCTACGCTGGGTCCAGCAGAACATCGCCAACTTTGGAGGCAACCCTGACTCTGTCACACTTTTTGGCCAGTCAGCAGGTGGCACAAGTGTGTCTTTCCATGTCTTGTCCCCCATGTCCCAAGGACTCTTCCATAGAGCCATCATGGAGAGTGGGGTGGCCCTGCTACCTATCTTTATATCTAACTCCACTGAGATGATCTTCACA GAACAGGCACCCACTTGGAACTGGAAAGATACTCTTCTCTCATGCCAACTCCCATTACAGAAGGTGGAAAATCTATCTGGTTGTGAAACTTCGAACTCAGAAGCCCTGGTGCACTGCCTTCGAAGCAAGAGTGAAGCAGAAATTCTGGCTATTAACAAG GCCTTCAGGTTCATGCCTGCCGTGGTGGATGGGAAATTCCTACCCAGACATCCCAAGGAGTTGCTGGCCTCAGCTGACTTTCACCCTGTCCCCAGCATTATTGGTGTCAACAATAATGAGTATGGCTGGCTTCTCCCTACG GTCTTCAGATTTTATCCGACAATAAAGAAATTAACCAGAAGGAACTTGCAAGCTATTATGAAGATCACAACAGAGCAGATG atgctgcctcctgagtgtggtgCCCTGCTAATAGAAGAGTACCTAAGAGACACTAAGGACCCCTGGACCCTCCAAATGCAATTCATAGAAATGATAGGGGACTTCCTAATCATAATCCCTGCACTCCAAGTAGCATGTTTTCAGC GTTACCATGCTCCTGTCTACTTCTATGAGTTCCAGCACAGGTCCAGTTTTCTCAAGTATTTCAGGCCATCTCATGTAAAGGCTGACCATGGTGATGAGCTTTACCTTATCTTTGGATCCTTCTTCTGGGGCACCAAAT TTGACTTCACTGCAGAGGAGAAGGTGCTGAGCAGGAAGATGATGAAGTACTGGGCCAACTTTGCACGACATGG GAACCCCAACAGCGAGGGTCTACCCTATTGGCCAGTGTCAAACCAAGATGAGCTATACCTGCAACTGGACATCCACCCTTCTGTGGGCCATGCCCTGAAGGCCAGAAGGCTGCCATTCTGGACCAAGACTCTTCCCCAGAAGATCCAGGAGCTAAAAGGAGTTCATGATAAAACCGAGGCTGTAtcatgcccaggagag GTGTTTGTAGACAGTACGACGCTCACATTTGCATAA
- the LOC116070023 gene encoding acylcarnitine hydrolase-like isoform X2 gives MALQRLPGWLDAVACGLLFFLLHVKGHDSSEASPIRNTHTGQVRGKFVHLKDIKADVHTFLGIPFAKPPVGPLRFAPPEAPEPWSGVWDGTSEPAKCLQNDDIMNVDGLKTIKMVMPPFSMSEDCLYLNVYAPAHANESSNLPVMVWLHGGALIMGMASMHDGSRLAAIEDVVVVTTQYRLGILGFYSTGDEHARGNWGFLDQNAALRWVQQNIANFGGNPDSVTLFGQSAGGTSVSFHVLSPMSQGLFHRAIMESGVALLPIFISNSTEMIFTKVENLSGCETSNSEALVHCLRSKSEAEILAINKAFRFMPAVVDGKFLPRHPKELLASADFHPVPSIIGVNNNEYGWLLPTVFRFYPTIKKLTRRNLQAIMKITTEQMMLPPECGALLIEEYLRDTKDPWTLQMQFIEMIGDFLIIIPALQVACFQRYHAPVYFYEFQHRSSFLKYFRPSHVKADHGDELYLIFGSFFWGTKFDFTAEEKVLSRKMMKYWANFARHGNPNSEGLPYWPVSNQDELYLQLDIHPSVGHALKARRLPFWTKTLPQKIQELKGVHDKTEAVSCPGEVFVDSTTLTFA, from the exons ATGGCACTGCAAAGACTTCCTGGATGGCTGGATGCTGTGGCCTGTGGGCTCCTGTTTTTCCTCCTCCATGTGAAAG GTCACGACTCATCAGAGGCCAGCCCcatcagaaatacacacacaggccAGGTCCGAGGCAAGTTTGTCCACTTGAAAGACATCAAAGCTGATGTCCATACCTTCCTGGGAATTCCCTTTGCCAAGCCACCTGTAGGACCACTGCGCTTTGCACCTCCTGAGGCCCCTGAGCCATGGAGTGGTGTGTGGGATGGAACCTCAGAGCCAGCCAA GTGTCTACAAAACGATGATATAATGAATGTAGATGGCCTGAAGACAATAAAGATGGTCATGCCTCCCTTCTCTATGTCTGAGGACTGCCTGTATCTCAACGTCTATGCACCAGCCCATGCCAATGAGAGTTCTAATTTGCCT GTGATGGTATGGCTCCATGGTGGTGCACTAATTATGGGCATGGCTTCCATGCATGATGGATCCAGGCTGGCAGCCATTGAGGATGTTGTGGTGGTCACTACCCAGTACCGCCTGGGAATCCTGGGCTTTTACAG CACTGGAGATGAGCATGCCAGAGGCAACTGGGGATTCTTAGACCAAAATGCTGCCCTACGCTGGGTCCAGCAGAACATCGCCAACTTTGGAGGCAACCCTGACTCTGTCACACTTTTTGGCCAGTCAGCAGGTGGCACAAGTGTGTCTTTCCATGTCTTGTCCCCCATGTCCCAAGGACTCTTCCATAGAGCCATCATGGAGAGTGGGGTGGCCCTGCTACCTATCTTTATATCTAACTCCACTGAGATGATCTTCACA AAGGTGGAAAATCTATCTGGTTGTGAAACTTCGAACTCAGAAGCCCTGGTGCACTGCCTTCGAAGCAAGAGTGAAGCAGAAATTCTGGCTATTAACAAG GCCTTCAGGTTCATGCCTGCCGTGGTGGATGGGAAATTCCTACCCAGACATCCCAAGGAGTTGCTGGCCTCAGCTGACTTTCACCCTGTCCCCAGCATTATTGGTGTCAACAATAATGAGTATGGCTGGCTTCTCCCTACG GTCTTCAGATTTTATCCGACAATAAAGAAATTAACCAGAAGGAACTTGCAAGCTATTATGAAGATCACAACAGAGCAGATG atgctgcctcctgagtgtggtgCCCTGCTAATAGAAGAGTACCTAAGAGACACTAAGGACCCCTGGACCCTCCAAATGCAATTCATAGAAATGATAGGGGACTTCCTAATCATAATCCCTGCACTCCAAGTAGCATGTTTTCAGC GTTACCATGCTCCTGTCTACTTCTATGAGTTCCAGCACAGGTCCAGTTTTCTCAAGTATTTCAGGCCATCTCATGTAAAGGCTGACCATGGTGATGAGCTTTACCTTATCTTTGGATCCTTCTTCTGGGGCACCAAAT TTGACTTCACTGCAGAGGAGAAGGTGCTGAGCAGGAAGATGATGAAGTACTGGGCCAACTTTGCACGACATGG GAACCCCAACAGCGAGGGTCTACCCTATTGGCCAGTGTCAAACCAAGATGAGCTATACCTGCAACTGGACATCCACCCTTCTGTGGGCCATGCCCTGAAGGCCAGAAGGCTGCCATTCTGGACCAAGACTCTTCCCCAGAAGATCCAGGAGCTAAAAGGAGTTCATGATAAAACCGAGGCTGTAtcatgcccaggagag GTGTTTGTAGACAGTACGACGCTCACATTTGCATAA
- the LOC116070024 gene encoding acylcarnitine hydrolase-like yields MPRNQMHSWLSAALFGLLLLLIHVQGHDSPETSPIRNTHTGQVRGKLVHLKDTKVGLYTFLGIPFAKPPVGSLRFAPPEAPEPWSGVRDGTSQPAICPQNVTMNMEGIKEMKLTLPPVSMSEDCLYLNIYTPAHAQEGSNLPVMVWIHGGALTVGMASMYDGSVLAATEGVVVVIIQYRLGVLGFFSTGDQHARGNWGFLDQVAALRWVQQNIAHFGGNPDRVTIFGESAGGISVSSHVVSPMSKGLFHRAIMESGVALLPGTIFSFSEVVYQMVAKLSGCEAMDSEALVRCLRGKSEAEILAISKNFQMIPAVVDGEFLPKHPQELLASADFHPVPSIIGFNNDEYGWIVPKVIGSVQTIKGITRENLQAVLKDTAPQMMLPPECSDLLMEEYMEDIEDPKTLQIQFTEMMEDFMFVIPSLQVAHFQRSHGSVYFYEFQHQSSFLKDIRPPHVKADHGDEVPFVFGSFFWGMKLNLTKEEKLLNKRMMKYWANFARHGNPNSEGLPYWPVFDHDEQYLQLNTQPAVGQIQKARRLQFWTKTLPQKIEELKRSQNMHIEL; encoded by the exons ATGCCACGGAACCAAATGCATAGCTGGCTGAGTGCTGCGCTCTTTGGACTCCTGCTTCTCCTCATCCATGTGCAGG GTCATGACTCACCAGAGACGAGCCccatcagaaacacacacactggccAGGTCCGAGGCAAGCTTGTCCACTTGAAGGACACCAAAGTTGGTCTCTACACCTTCCTGGGAATTCCCTTTGCCAAGCCACCTGTAGGATCGCTGCGCTTTGCACCTCCTGAGGCCCCTGAGCCATGGAGTGGTGTGAGAGATGGGACCTCACAACCGGCCAT TTGTCCACAAAATGTTACAATGAATATGGAGGGCATTAAGGAGATGAAACTGACCCTGCCACCTGTTTCTATGTCTGAGGACTGCCTGTATCTCAACATCTACACACCAGCCCATGCCCAGGAGGGTTCTAACCTGCCT GTGATGGTGTGGATCCATGGTGGAGCACTCACTGTAGGCATGGCTTCCATGTATGATGGATCTGTGCTGGCAGCTACTGAGGGTGTGGTGGTGGTCATTATCCAGTACCGCCTGGGTGTCCTAGGCTTCTTCAG CACCGGAGATCAGCATGCCAGGGGAAACTGGGGATTCCTGGACCAAGTGGCTGCCCTACGCTGGGTCCAACAGAACATTGCCCACTTTGGTGGCAACCCTGACCGGGTCACTATTTTTGGAGAGTCGGCCGGAGGCATAAGCGTGTCTTCACATGTGGTGTCCCCCATGTCCAAAGGACTCTTTCACAGAGCCATCATGGAGAGTGGAGTAGCTCTGTTGCCTGGAACCATATTTAGCTTCTCTGAGGTGGTTTACCAG ATGGTTGCCAAACTCTCTGGATGTGAGGCCATGGACTCAGAGGCCCTGGTGCGCTGTCTGAGAGGCAAGAGTGAAGCAGAGATTCTGGCTATTAGCAAG AACTTCCAGATGATCCCTGCTGTGGTGGATGGAGAGTTCCTACCCAAGCATCCTCAGGAGCTATTGGCCTCTGCTGATTTTCACCCTGTCCCCAGCATAATTGGTTTCAACAATGATGAGTATGGTTGGATCGTCCCCAAA gtcaTAGGCTCTGTTCAGACAATAAAAGGAATAACCAGAGAGAACCTGCAGGCTGTTCTGAAGGATACAGCACCACAAATG ATGTTGCCTCCTGAGTGTAGTGATCTGTTGATGGAAGAGTACATGGAGGATATTGAGGACCCCAAGACTCTCCAAATACAGTTCACTGAGATGATGGAAGACTTCATGTTTGTGATCCCTTCTCTCCAAGTAGCACATTTTCAGC GTTCCCATGGCTCTGTCTACTTCTATGAATTCCAACATCAATCCAGCTTCCTCAAGGATATTAGGCCACCCCACGTGAAGGCCGACCATGGGGATGaggttccttttgtttttggttcCTTCTTCTGGGGCATGAAAC TTAACCTCACTAAAGAGGAAAAGCTGCTAAACAAGAGGATGATGAAGTACTGGGCCAACTTTGCAAGACACGG GAACCCCAACAGCGAGGGTCTACCCTACTGGCCTGTGTTTGACCATGATGAACAGTATCTACAGCTGAACACCCAGCCTGCTGTGGGACAAATCCAGAAGGCCAGAAGGCTGCAGTTCTGGACCAAGACTCTGCCCCAGAAGATTGAGGAGTTAAAGAGATCTCAAAACATGCACATAGAGCTATAG